A single window of Pseudophryne corroboree isolate aPseCor3 chromosome 5, aPseCor3.hap2, whole genome shotgun sequence DNA harbors:
- the GFUS gene encoding GDP-L-fucose synthase, translated as MSEKKPKRILVTGGAGLVGRAIEKVVAEGEGQPDEEWIFVSSKDADLTNAADTRALFEKHKPTHVIHLAAMVGGLFRNMKYNLDFLRNNLHINDNVLHSAYELGVQKVVSCLSTCIFPDKTTYPIDETMIHSGPPHSSNFGYSYAKRMIDVQNRAYYEQHGCRFTSVIPTNVFGPHDNFNIEDGHVLPGLIHKVYLAKQNATALSIWGTGKPRRQFIYSLDLARLFIWVLREYTEVDPIILSVGEEDEVSIKDAAESIVAAMDFKGEVIYDSTKSDGQFKKTASNCKLRKYLPDFKFTPFNQAVQETCDWFNSNYDQARK; from the exons ATGTCCGAGAAGAAGCCAAAGAGAATCCTGGTGACCGGAGGCGCCGGCCTGGTGGGGAGAGCCATCGAGAAAgtggtggcagagggagaggggcaGCCGGACGAGGAATGGATCTTTGTGTCGTCGAAGGACGCCGACCTCAC GAATGCAGCAGACACCCGAGCTCTGTTTGAGAAGCATAAACCCACCCACGTCATCCACTTGGCGGCGATGGTGGGTGGCCTGTTCCGGAACATGAAATATAACCTGGATTTCCTG AGGAATAACCTGCATATTAACGACAACGTCCTGCATTCGGCGTACGAGCTGGGAGTACAGAAGGTGGTTTCCTGCCTCTCCACCTGCATCTTCCCAGACAAGACCACTTATCCCATCGATGAGACCATG ATCCACAGCGGGCCTCCTCACAGCTCAAACTTTGGGTACTCCTATGCCAAGAGAATGATCGACGTCCAGAACAG GGCTTACTATGAGCAGCACGGCTGCAGGTTCACCTCCGTCATCCCAACCAATGTCTTCGGCCCGCACGATAACTTCAACATAGAGGACGGCCATGTTCTGCCGGGTCTCATCCACAAGGTGTATCTGGCTAAAC AGAACGCCACCGCACTCTCCATATGGGGCACCGGAAAACCGCGGCGGCAGTTCATCTACTCTCTG GATCTGGCCAGACTGTTCATCTGGGTGCTGAGAGAATACACCGAGGTGGATCCCATTATCCTGTCCG TGGGAGAAGAGGACGAGGTGTCTATCAAGGACGCTGCTGAGAGTATTGTGGCCGCCATGGACTTTAAGGGAGAAGTTATT TATGACAGCACCAAGTCTGACGGACAGTTCAAGAAAACGGCCAGCAACTGCAAGCTGCGGAAGTATCTTCCCGACTTCAAGTTTACTCCGTTTAATCAGG CTGTCCAGGAGACGTGCGACTGGTTTAATTCCAATTACGATCAGGCCAGGAAATGA